The Oscillatoria sp. FACHB-1406 genome includes a window with the following:
- a CDS encoding tetratricopeptide repeat protein gives MSAFNPGFQPKIITETEIFRCCFTETGELVVNRGCNLNRQPTLLEQAHLRAAFYWLKQHQPTPQASELERVRGYLEAAYHFSQLEAWESLCQILFVCVDRESYSPLHEQLGVWECYSQQIDLCEPLLERVNPEIDCLCLNNLGFAYTHLCQYQKATHYYQRLLKLATEIGNREALALALGGLGVCYGHWGQYQTAWDYCQQQLLVLDQIDEISSKARSCNFFSSEFSEKAQNDPRDNFTLKERCQTLATLGYLDIHLRCYRHAVRCCREAVEIARQIDASETEWYALGRLAIANTQLGKSKQALEALQQQYQQRHQGRSCSQISAMLVNIALVYCYKRQFEETITCVQELLQINQQNGNASLQCYALLILSFVHMWRNETTLAMERTQQCLKLSQQFGYRHHESQSLSQLSYLYSDLGETFLALDYGKQAFASAQTVDSAFYTGIALAVLGLTYLESGKLKDCLRSLSASFRVLPPWNGGDSKLLLALVVKRLSQFLLKRIAPQLVLTGL, from the coding sequence ATGAGCGCTTTTAACCCAGGGTTCCAGCCCAAAATAATAACCGAAACAGAGATTTTTCGATGCTGCTTTACGGAAACCGGAGAACTGGTCGTCAATCGCGGGTGCAACCTCAACCGACAACCGACCTTACTGGAACAAGCGCATTTACGAGCCGCTTTTTATTGGCTGAAGCAACATCAACCCACTCCTCAAGCTTCCGAGCTAGAAAGAGTTAGAGGCTATTTAGAAGCCGCTTACCATTTCAGTCAGCTTGAAGCCTGGGAATCTCTCTGCCAAATTTTATTCGTTTGCGTCGATCGCGAAAGTTATTCTCCCTTACACGAACAGCTTGGAGTTTGGGAATGTTACTCCCAACAAATCGACTTGTGCGAACCTTTATTAGAGCGAGTCAATCCCGAAATCGACTGTCTTTGTTTGAACAATTTAGGATTTGCTTATACTCATCTCTGTCAGTATCAAAAGGCTACGCATTACTACCAGCGTTTGTTAAAACTTGCAACAGAAATCGGTAATCGCGAGGCTTTAGCCTTAGCTTTGGGGGGATTAGGCGTTTGCTACGGACACTGGGGACAATATCAAACGGCTTGGGATTACTGTCAGCAACAGTTGTTAGTGTTAGACCAGATCGATGAAATTTCCTCGAAAGCGCGATCGTGCAATTTCTTCTCCTCGGAGTTTTCAGAAAAAGCTCAAAACGATCCTAGAGATAATTTTACCCTAAAAGAAAGATGCCAGACACTAGCAACTTTGGGGTATTTAGACATTCACTTGCGGTGTTATCGTCACGCCGTTCGTTGCTGTCGGGAAGCTGTAGAAATTGCACGTCAAATCGACGCGTCCGAAACAGAATGGTACGCCCTCGGACGACTGGCAATTGCCAATACTCAGTTAGGAAAATCCAAACAAGCGCTTGAGGCATTACAGCAGCAGTATCAACAGCGACACCAAGGCAGAAGTTGTTCTCAAATTAGTGCGATGTTGGTTAATATTGCTTTAGTCTACTGCTACAAGCGCCAGTTTGAAGAAACGATTACCTGCGTGCAAGAACTCTTACAAATCAACCAACAAAACGGCAATGCCAGCCTTCAATGTTACGCCCTACTCATACTCTCGTTCGTTCATATGTGGCGAAATGAAACGACGTTAGCGATGGAAAGGACTCAGCAATGTCTCAAACTGTCGCAGCAGTTTGGCTATCGCCACCACGAATCCCAATCTTTGTCTCAACTGTCTTATCTCTATAGCGATCTGGGAGAAACTTTTCTCGCTTTAGACTATGGAAAACAAGCCTTTGCGAGCGCTCAAACCGTGGATTCCGCTTTTTATACGGGGATTGCACTTGCTGTTTTAGGTTTGACCTATCTCGAGAGCGGGAAACTGAAAGATTGCCTGCGATCGCTGAGCGCTAGTTTTCGGGTTCTTCCCCCTTGGAACGGTGGAGATAGTAAATTATTGCTAGCTTTAGTTGTTAAAAGATTAAGCCAATTTTTGTTGAAAAGAATCGCTCCTCAACTCGTTTTAACGGGACTTTAG